From the Polynucleobacter sp. MWH-UH35A genome, one window contains:
- the ccmB gene encoding heme exporter protein CcmB → MKALFAIIRRDLLLVMRRKSEVLTALFFFVVVTSLFPLGIGADAALLRKIAPGVLWVAALLSTLLGLHRMFAADYQDGSLEQLALSPQSMMLLVSGKMIAHWVVCGLPLVILAPIIGIQFDLDASSLYVLMGTLLLGTPVLSLIGSIGAALTLGVRGSSVLLSLLILPLYIPVLIFGAGAVYANSVGLDASGHFSLLGALLILALAFVPWVTSAAVKIAIE, encoded by the coding sequence ATGAAAGCCTTGTTCGCTATCATCCGCCGTGACTTGCTCTTGGTGATGCGTCGCAAGAGCGAAGTGCTCACAGCTCTCTTCTTTTTTGTCGTTGTGACTAGCCTGTTTCCGCTGGGTATTGGTGCAGATGCGGCCTTGCTGCGAAAAATTGCACCAGGTGTTCTTTGGGTTGCAGCATTGCTATCAACCTTGTTGGGGTTGCACCGTATGTTCGCAGCAGACTATCAAGACGGCTCATTAGAGCAGCTTGCTTTATCGCCCCAGTCTATGATGCTTCTGGTGAGTGGAAAAATGATTGCCCATTGGGTGGTGTGCGGCTTACCACTCGTCATTTTGGCTCCAATTATTGGTATTCAGTTTGATCTGGATGCTAGCTCTTTATATGTGCTGATGGGCACTCTCTTGTTGGGTACACCAGTGCTATCCTTGATAGGCTCTATCGGTGCAGCATTGACCTTGGGGGTCAGAGGAAGCAGTGTTTTGCTGAGTTTATTGATTCTGCCTTTATACATACCCGTGCTGATTTTTGGCGCAGGCGCTGTTTATGCCAATAGTGTTGGTTTGGATGCATCAGGCCATTTTTCATTGCTAGGCGCATTATTGATTTTGGCTTTAGCATTTGTTCCTTGGGTTACTAGTGCCGCTGTAAAGATTGCGATTGAATGA
- the ccmA gene encoding cytochrome c biogenesis heme-transporting ATPase CcmA produces the protein MTVDISSPSSNLAFALEAQALCCVRGERRLFQNLNLTVSSGECLHVRGENGVGKTSLLRLLTGLAAPESGEILWGGQSITRDVSSYHRELLFLGHRDALKEDLTAFENLELYAALDDIHLPGDKALAALWRFGLRGREHLPVNCLSAGQKRRVLMARMLTRQAKLWILDEPFNALDIHAIKALQGLITEHVEQGGLVVLTSHQEVDLPHVRVLDL, from the coding sequence ATGACAGTCGATATTTCTTCCCCCTCTAGTAATCTGGCCTTTGCGCTTGAAGCGCAAGCGCTTTGCTGCGTGCGTGGTGAAAGACGTTTATTTCAGAATCTCAACTTAACAGTCTCCAGCGGGGAATGCCTGCACGTGCGAGGTGAGAATGGTGTTGGTAAAACGAGCTTACTGAGACTGCTGACGGGTTTAGCTGCGCCAGAGTCTGGGGAGATTTTGTGGGGTGGTCAATCTATTACTCGGGACGTTTCTTCCTATCATCGCGAGCTATTGTTTTTAGGGCATCGCGATGCCCTAAAAGAGGATCTCACCGCATTTGAAAATCTAGAGCTCTATGCTGCCCTTGATGATATTCACCTACCAGGCGACAAAGCTTTAGCTGCACTCTGGCGTTTTGGCTTACGAGGGCGCGAGCACTTGCCAGTTAATTGTTTATCGGCTGGACAAAAGCGCCGTGTTTTGATGGCTCGTATGCTGACTCGTCAAGCGAAGTTGTGGATTTTGGATGAGCCATTTAATGCGCTGGATATTCATGCGATCAAAGCTTTACAAGGGCTTATTACTGAGCATGTAGAGCAAGGTGGGTTGGTAGTTTTAACCAGCCATCAAGAAGTGGATCTACCTCATGTGAGGGTATTGGATCTATGA
- a CDS encoding flavodoxin family protein: protein MTKIAVVFHSGYGHTVKQAEAVAKGANATLVAIDAEGNLTDAQWETINAADAIVFGSPTYMGTVSWQFKKFADASSKQWFSQQWKDKVFGGFTNSATMNGDKHSTLHYFFTLAMQHSGLWVGTGLMPSNSKAAKRDDINYVGSSAGAMMQTPSDASADEVNAGDLETARLYGQRIAEITKRLK from the coding sequence ATGACAAAAATCGCCGTGGTATTTCATAGTGGTTACGGACATACAGTAAAACAAGCAGAGGCAGTTGCAAAAGGCGCTAACGCTACATTGGTGGCCATTGATGCCGAAGGTAATTTGACCGACGCACAGTGGGAAACAATCAATGCAGCAGACGCAATTGTTTTCGGTTCTCCAACCTATATGGGAACGGTGAGCTGGCAATTTAAAAAGTTTGCTGATGCAAGCTCTAAGCAATGGTTCTCTCAACAATGGAAAGATAAAGTCTTCGGTGGCTTTACGAACTCAGCCACCATGAATGGTGATAAGCATTCCACATTGCATTATTTCTTTACTTTGGCAATGCAACATTCTGGTTTGTGGGTGGGCACTGGACTAATGCCTTCCAACTCCAAAGCCGCTAAGCGTGATGACATTAACTATGTTGGTTCGTCCGCTGGTGCGATGATGCAAACCCCTTCAGATGCGAGTGCTGATGAGGTCAATGCTGGCGACTTAGAGACTGCCAGACTCTACGGACAGCGTATTGCAGAAATTACTAAGCGTCTTAAGTGA
- a CDS encoding DoxX family protein, whose translation MNAASKPLVLFARILISAIFISAGFSKIMGFDGITAYIASQGLPMPMVIAGFTITLEILGGLAIVLGYKVRVAGLLLGLFSILAAFIFHNFWAFPPEQAYIQNIMFMKNLSMAGGLFLLTVFGAGGYSIDARCEAKK comes from the coding sequence ATGAATGCAGCATCAAAACCATTAGTGTTATTCGCCAGAATCTTGATATCGGCTATATTTATTTCGGCAGGCTTTTCAAAGATCATGGGATTTGACGGAATAACGGCCTATATTGCATCTCAAGGTCTTCCAATGCCGATGGTAATTGCGGGCTTCACAATTACCTTAGAAATCCTTGGTGGGCTCGCCATTGTTCTTGGTTATAAAGTCCGTGTTGCCGGCCTGCTATTGGGTTTATTTTCGATTCTCGCGGCCTTTATATTTCATAACTTCTGGGCTTTTCCTCCGGAGCAGGCTTATATCCAAAATATCATGTTTATGAAAAATCTCAGTATGGCTGGCGGACTGTTTTTATTAACTGTATTTGGCGCAGGTGGATACTCCATTGACGCAAGATGTGAAGCAAAGAAGTAA
- a CDS encoding MarR family winged helix-turn-helix transcriptional regulator, whose amino-acid sequence MHFLPTLRNLVSAYQSFERYSAPDLKAMGMTTTQFDVIATLGNQPPMTCKELGEKTLVTKGTLTGVLERLEAKGILERKLNPEDARSQMIGLTKEGQKLFEKVFPAHLRHLEKAFSKLSKSELEEVTKSLVTINKIFTN is encoded by the coding sequence ATGCATTTTTTACCCACCCTTAGAAACCTTGTTTCTGCGTATCAATCATTTGAGCGGTATTCAGCGCCCGATCTAAAGGCGATGGGAATGACTACGACTCAATTCGATGTAATTGCAACATTGGGCAATCAGCCGCCTATGACATGTAAGGAGTTGGGCGAAAAAACTCTGGTTACTAAGGGAACACTTACGGGCGTGCTTGAGCGTCTTGAGGCAAAAGGAATTTTGGAGCGGAAACTCAATCCAGAAGATGCGCGTAGTCAGATGATTGGTTTAACAAAAGAAGGTCAGAAGTTATTTGAAAAAGTATTTCCAGCGCACCTTCGGCATTTAGAAAAGGCATTTTCAAAATTAAGCAAAAGCGAATTAGAAGAGGTTACTAAGTCTTTAGTGACTATCAATAAAATTTTTACAAACTAA
- a CDS encoding carboxypeptidase regulatory-like domain-containing protein, which produces MKTLLKIILLAQLIFLSSWSLAQIPDTQYSGGISYITGGVGEGETTAILSESKQWPLLLEMSQIENGRGVWIFGAGIKIINSKNQIIFTAQADGPFMLINLESGDYVIEATYQGVMQKRAISIKPDSPQKISLFWK; this is translated from the coding sequence ATGAAAACACTACTGAAAATCATTCTTTTAGCCCAGTTAATTTTTCTGAGTTCTTGGTCTTTGGCACAAATTCCAGATACACAATATTCAGGGGGAATTTCTTACATCACTGGTGGCGTAGGCGAAGGTGAGACAACCGCTATTCTTTCCGAGTCAAAGCAGTGGCCCCTACTATTAGAGATGTCGCAAATTGAAAATGGTAGAGGGGTTTGGATATTTGGAGCTGGTATCAAAATCATCAACTCCAAGAATCAGATTATTTTTACTGCCCAAGCAGATGGTCCCTTTATGTTGATTAATCTTGAGTCTGGTGATTATGTGATTGAGGCAACATATCAGGGCGTGATGCAAAAGAGGGCGATCTCTATAAAACCGGACTCCCCACAAAAGATTTCGCTATTCTGGAAATAA
- a CDS encoding quinone oxidoreductase, producing the protein MTKARVVSLNQLGGADVIQVIDKELPAPAKGEVQIRQTAIGFNFIDVYQRSGIYPLELPTGLGHEAAGVVEIVSEGVTDFKVGDHVVYMNAGIGAYASARNVAADKLVLIPNGISDEVAAAVFFKAMTAQYLVQKTYKVKAGDVVLVHAAAGGVGQILAGWAKALGAFVVGTVGSPAKFAAAKEAGCDAVVDYSQANWIEEVIKATGGKKANVVYDSVAKTTFLGSLECAAPFGTVALFGAASGPAPEIQPEILNKKGCLFLTRPSVFPHNATSALLKENAKAVFDAIAKGQVKVQIGAKFSLEQAADAHRAAEGRKVSGAIVMTP; encoded by the coding sequence GTGACAAAAGCTCGAGTTGTTAGTCTTAATCAATTGGGTGGCGCTGACGTAATCCAGGTAATCGATAAAGAATTGCCGGCACCTGCTAAGGGTGAGGTGCAGATTCGTCAAACTGCAATTGGATTCAATTTTATTGACGTATACCAACGCTCTGGTATCTACCCGCTAGAGTTGCCTACTGGCTTAGGTCATGAGGCTGCTGGTGTGGTCGAGATTGTTAGTGAGGGCGTTACAGACTTCAAGGTTGGCGATCATGTTGTATATATGAACGCTGGTATTGGCGCCTATGCAAGTGCGCGTAATGTGGCGGCCGATAAATTGGTTTTGATTCCTAACGGCATATCAGACGAAGTGGCTGCCGCTGTTTTCTTTAAAGCAATGACGGCTCAATATCTTGTGCAAAAAACTTATAAAGTAAAAGCTGGTGATGTAGTGCTTGTTCATGCTGCTGCTGGTGGTGTTGGTCAAATCTTGGCTGGTTGGGCAAAAGCTTTGGGTGCCTTTGTAGTTGGTACCGTTGGGTCACCAGCGAAGTTTGCAGCAGCTAAAGAAGCGGGCTGCGATGCGGTGGTTGACTATTCACAAGCCAATTGGATTGAGGAAGTTATTAAAGCTACTGGCGGCAAAAAGGCTAATGTAGTTTATGACTCTGTTGCGAAAACGACTTTCTTAGGTTCTTTAGAATGTGCAGCTCCTTTTGGTACGGTTGCTTTGTTTGGTGCGGCATCTGGACCTGCCCCAGAGATTCAGCCTGAAATCTTAAATAAAAAAGGTTGCCTATTTTTGACGAGACCTTCTGTGTTTCCACACAATGCAACTTCTGCTTTATTGAAAGAAAATGCTAAAGCAGTATTTGATGCAATAGCCAAAGGGCAAGTTAAGGTGCAAATTGGTGCCAAGTTTTCTCTAGAGCAAGCGGCCGATGCTCATCGTGCTGCTGAAGGGCGAAAAGTTTCCGGTGCAATTGTGATGACGCCCTAA
- a CDS encoding DUF2452 domain-containing protein codes for MRIEDTDPARHAGIEYPMEVGAPVFAPIKVTEEKDKAVNVARQNAKLEYDRIMEQAEVLMKQANALQARLDTTEMVHSAKFSFNPIHGKIYHLYYDARNSTNVLIQNGPKEWSCGIPDGWTYSMAVKKLGDSTWAVIEEDSLDALTV; via the coding sequence ATGAGAATCGAAGATACCGATCCAGCACGGCACGCAGGGATTGAATATCCTATGGAAGTAGGTGCCCCTGTATTTGCACCTATCAAGGTTACCGAAGAAAAAGATAAGGCAGTGAACGTAGCGCGGCAGAATGCCAAATTGGAATACGACCGCATTATGGAGCAGGCTGAAGTGCTAATGAAGCAAGCTAATGCTTTGCAAGCCAGGCTTGATACAACTGAGATGGTACATAGCGCCAAATTTAGTTTTAACCCCATCCACGGCAAAATTTATCATCTCTACTACGATGCTAGAAATAGCACCAATGTATTAATTCAGAATGGGCCAAAAGAGTGGAGTTGCGGTATTCCAGACGGCTGGACATACTCAATGGCTGTTAAGAAGTTGGGTGACAGTACTTGGGCGGTGATCGAAGAGGACTCTCTTGATGCCCTTACAGTATGA
- a CDS encoding DUF3833 domain-containing protein — protein MKPIFNRFILPVLCALLLVSCSSSQVSQYASEKPALDLSEYFSGTINAYGIFTDRSGEVKKRFTVLIKANWTMVDGKKVGILDESFEYSDGTKQKRIWTLTEQAPGQYLGRADDVVGDAQGQLAGNALNWTYTLALPVDGTIYNVQFNDWMYLVTPNVMLNKAKMSKFGIELGEVTLSFYKR, from the coding sequence ATGAAACCTATTTTCAATCGCTTTATATTGCCCGTCTTGTGTGCGCTGCTTTTGGTTTCATGTTCTTCCTCACAAGTTTCTCAATATGCTTCTGAGAAACCGGCCCTAGATTTAAGTGAATATTTTTCCGGAACAATCAATGCCTATGGCATCTTTACCGATCGCAGTGGTGAAGTGAAAAAACGCTTTACCGTTTTAATCAAAGCAAATTGGACAATGGTTGATGGAAAAAAAGTCGGTATCTTAGATGAGAGTTTTGAATACTCTGACGGCACCAAACAAAAACGTATCTGGACATTAACTGAGCAAGCCCCAGGGCAATATCTGGGCAGAGCCGATGACGTGGTGGGGGATGCTCAGGGTCAACTAGCTGGAAATGCACTGAACTGGACCTATACCCTTGCCTTACCAGTTGATGGCACTATATATAACGTTCAATTTAATGATTGGATGTACCTCGTCACCCCTAATGTAATGCTCAATAAGGCCAAGATGAGCAAGTTTGGGATTGAATTAGGTGAGGTCACTTTGAGTTTCTATAAGCGCTAA
- a CDS encoding chalcone isomerase family protein, whose translation MKTARLILFAVFLSFLVPASFAREPLDLPAHLSAAKLQGSGRLTWWGLHIYDASFYRLGSLSSPEFALEMRYEKSFSGVSIANRSVEEMKRIGVPDAQAALWGRELTAFLPNVESGHTLTAIYSPKQGTTFYHDGKQIAQIPGPEFPKAFFGIWLDPKTSAPKLRTELLGQSCPPPIFNEAC comes from the coding sequence ATGAAAACCGCACGCCTTATTCTATTTGCAGTGTTTCTGAGTTTTCTAGTCCCCGCCAGCTTTGCTCGTGAGCCTTTGGATTTGCCTGCGCACTTAAGTGCTGCAAAACTTCAAGGCAGTGGGCGATTAACTTGGTGGGGCCTGCATATTTATGACGCCTCCTTTTATCGACTCGGATCACTATCCTCTCCTGAGTTTGCGTTAGAGATGCGTTATGAAAAATCCTTTTCTGGAGTTTCTATTGCCAATCGGAGCGTTGAAGAAATGAAGCGCATTGGCGTGCCGGATGCTCAGGCAGCACTTTGGGGAAGGGAGTTAACTGCCTTTTTGCCAAATGTGGAATCTGGACATACATTGACTGCTATCTATTCGCCCAAGCAGGGGACGACTTTCTATCACGATGGAAAGCAAATTGCACAAATCCCTGGCCCTGAATTTCCGAAAGCATTTTTCGGCATTTGGTTGGATCCTAAAACGAGTGCCCCAAAGCTTAGGACGGAATTGCTTGGACAATCTTGCCCGCCACCAATTTTTAATGAGGCTTGCTAA
- a CDS encoding thiol-disulfide oxidoreductase DCC family protein — MTQLEKLTLFYDGACPLCQAEILFLSGRNQDNLLDFVDINSDQFDPQKVGVSCEAALAAMYGQFASGKLIQGVSVFPEAYRRANLPRMARFFSSKPLQPFFKLGYLFFAKNRHAISSLLGPAALRLVRSKSSPS, encoded by the coding sequence ATGACTCAATTAGAGAAACTCACCTTGTTTTACGATGGTGCTTGTCCTTTGTGCCAGGCTGAGATTCTGTTTCTGTCCGGCCGCAATCAAGACAATCTATTGGATTTTGTTGACATTAACTCAGATCAGTTTGATCCGCAAAAAGTGGGCGTCTCTTGCGAAGCTGCTTTGGCTGCGATGTATGGTCAGTTTGCAAGTGGCAAATTGATTCAAGGTGTTTCTGTTTTTCCTGAAGCCTATCGTCGTGCGAATTTGCCTCGTATGGCTAGGTTCTTTTCAAGCAAACCGCTACAACCATTTTTTAAGCTTGGTTATCTATTTTTTGCCAAGAATCGGCATGCTATTTCTAGTCTTTTGGGGCCGGCAGCTTTGCGTTTAGTGAGATCCAAATCAAGCCCATCATGA